A window from Spiroplasma endosymbiont of Aspidapion aeneum encodes these proteins:
- the trmFO gene encoding methylenetetrahydrofolate--tRNA-(uracil(54)-C(5))-methyltransferase (FADH(2)-oxidizing) TrmFO: MKKKISIIGAGLAGCEAAWQLANRGYEVILYEKKRILKNEIQKLDDFCELVCSNTFRSTILGNAVGCLKEEMKLLDSFVLNCALETSIPAGESLAVDREMFSSLVTSKLNKHKNIKIIDKEIDNISSEEITLISSGPLTGEKLKLSIQNLVGEEYFYFFDAISPTIDKASINFNKVFIKNRYEKGETQDYINCPMSKEEYLTFYNELIRAETFPLRLENEKTFRIFEGCMPIEIMAKRDINTMRYGPLKPIGLRNLDGSDNYAVVQLRQDNAALSAYNMVGFQTNLKIKEQQRVFKKIPGLENAIFVRYGQMHENNYINSPTLLNNRLQLKHNNNIFFAGQITGVEGYLESAASGLVTSLNIINWIEKKSPIIFPYDTVIGALIRYILLSNPQNFQPMKSNWHIVQTSFDPNIKYNKQERREEYYKNSMNSLNQFISKYNITMK, encoded by the coding sequence TTGAAGAAAAAAATTAGTATAATTGGAGCTGGATTAGCTGGTTGTGAGGCAGCGTGACAATTAGCAAATAGAGGATATGAAGTTATATTATATGAAAAAAAAAGAATTCTAAAAAATGAAATTCAAAAACTTGATGATTTTTGTGAGCTTGTTTGTTCTAATACATTCAGATCAACTATTCTCGGGAATGCAGTTGGGTGTTTGAAAGAAGAAATGAAATTACTTGATTCTTTTGTTCTAAATTGTGCTTTAGAAACATCAATACCCGCAGGAGAAAGCTTGGCTGTTGATAGAGAAATGTTTTCTAGCTTGGTCACATCTAAATTAAATAAGCATAAAAATATTAAAATTATTGATAAAGAAATTGATAATATTTCGAGTGAGGAAATCACACTAATATCTTCTGGACCCTTAACTGGTGAAAAACTAAAATTATCAATTCAAAACTTAGTAGGAGAGGAATACTTTTATTTTTTTGATGCAATCTCTCCGACAATAGATAAAGCATCAATTAATTTTAATAAAGTTTTTATTAAAAATAGGTATGAAAAAGGAGAAACTCAAGACTATATTAATTGTCCAATGTCAAAAGAAGAATATTTAACTTTTTATAATGAATTAATAAGAGCAGAAACATTTCCTTTAAGATTGGAAAATGAAAAGACATTTCGCATATTTGAGGGTTGTATGCCAATTGAGATTATGGCAAAAAGAGATATTAACACAATGAGATATGGTCCTTTAAAACCAATTGGATTAAGAAATCTTGATGGAAGCGACAATTATGCTGTTGTACAATTACGACAAGACAATGCAGCATTAAGCGCATATAATATGGTTGGTTTTCAGACAAATTTAAAAATAAAAGAACAACAGCGAGTCTTTAAAAAAATACCCGGCTTAGAAAATGCAATATTTGTACGTTATGGTCAAATGCATGAAAATAATTATATTAATTCACCGACATTACTTAATAATAGACTTCAGTTAAAGCATAATAATAATATTTTTTTTGCCGGACAAATAACAGGAGTTGAAGGTTATTTAGAGTCAGCGGCTTCTGGTTTGGTTACTTCTCTAAATATTATAAATTGAATAGAGAAAAAATCTCCCATCATTTTTCCATATGATACTGTTATTGGAGCGTTAATACGATATATCTTATTATCAAATCCCCAAAATTTTCAACCAATGAAATCTAATTGGCATATAGTTCAAACGTCTTTTGATCCAAATATTAAATACAATAAGCAAGAACGTAGGGAAGAGTATTATAAAAACTCTATGAATTCTTTAAATCAATTTATTTCTAAATATAATATTACAATGAAATAA
- a CDS encoding PTS fructose transporter subunit IIABC, whose product MEKGIIKKDYIFIDKSILSKEKIFEFISNICIENNIVENRDALIKAFLDRENLEPTFTGDGFAIPHARTSGINKPAIFFMRLKTPVKWFEDNKVKCLIALIIPEKKADYLDILSKVATKLLDKNIVEKLNTEKSIDKIYSILAEDVELKKSHIGNKDNISIVGVTACATGVAHTYMAREAIISACEKLNWNCSIETQGQKGQEFNLTTKEIDDADGVILATDIAIDMERFVGKKILKLGTKETINNPIDSVRNVISKGQVFNQGLGSNSIFEVNQKKAWIGHIMSGVSFMIPFIVFAGIIFAVVTGIGKLVYGPWLNYSDGKLDGMVYIQENIHIQSSWSLQYLTHTPSLKDNGLYTARIEGFGIAFFYLLNNFANVGFLVMIPIMGAYIANSIAGRAAICPAFVLTFLGVTPSYWMSYGAFYDMKANFPSNGGGIFAALLFGFVVGYTIKIINTRIRINKYIQPIMPIIIIPVFVSLIYGIITILLLGNIFGISIGYVNKGLQKMEESNIGMPILGLILGMLAGVDMGGPINKIASFGATALIFTDGGKAMGTAAAAFAVAPMGCGIATFIFRNRFKKDKPIAVNAIILGFMGISEGAIPFAVKYTWAVICANIIGSGVAGMLAGLFHVSGWVGAWGGPIIAFFGGVTTWTMGYIGILYYFIAIAAGIAVQIVLFRFFVKIQDKKSDLNIENDEKQVEQITNKVNKTEEVTS is encoded by the coding sequence ATGGAAAAGGGTATTATTAAAAAAGATTATATATTCATAGATAAATCTATTTTATCAAAAGAAAAAATATTTGAGTTTATCTCAAATATTTGTATTGAAAATAATATAGTTGAAAATAGAGATGCTTTGATTAAAGCTTTTCTTGATCGAGAAAACTTAGAACCTACATTTACAGGAGACGGCTTTGCAATTCCACACGCAAGAACATCTGGTATAAACAAGCCTGCTATTTTCTTTATGAGATTAAAGACCCCAGTTAAATGATTTGAAGACAATAAAGTAAAGTGTCTTATAGCTTTAATTATTCCAGAAAAAAAAGCTGACTATCTTGATATATTATCAAAGGTAGCAACTAAATTATTGGATAAGAATATTGTTGAAAAATTAAATACTGAAAAAAGTATTGACAAAATTTATTCAATTTTAGCAGAGGATGTTGAGCTTAAAAAAAGTCACATTGGAAATAAGGATAATATTTCTATTGTTGGAGTAACAGCTTGTGCAACAGGTGTTGCTCACACATATATGGCAAGGGAAGCTATAATATCTGCATGTGAAAAATTAAATTGAAATTGTTCTATTGAAACACAAGGTCAAAAGGGGCAAGAGTTTAATCTAACTACAAAAGAAATAGATGATGCTGATGGTGTAATTTTGGCAACAGATATTGCTATAGATATGGAGAGATTTGTTGGTAAAAAAATTCTAAAATTAGGAACTAAAGAGACAATAAATAACCCTATTGATAGCGTTCGAAATGTTATATCAAAAGGCCAAGTTTTTAATCAGGGTTTAGGATCAAATTCCATTTTTGAGGTAAATCAAAAAAAAGCATGAATTGGTCATATTATGAGTGGTGTTAGTTTTATGATTCCATTTATTGTATTTGCAGGTATTATATTTGCTGTCGTAACTGGGATAGGAAAACTTGTATATGGTCCATGGTTAAATTATTCTGATGGTAAACTTGATGGTATGGTATATATTCAAGAAAATATTCACATTCAAAGTTCTTGGTCATTACAATATTTAACACATACACCGTCATTAAAAGACAATGGTTTGTATACAGCGAGAATAGAAGGTTTTGGAATTGCCTTCTTTTACCTATTAAATAATTTTGCTAATGTAGGTTTCTTAGTAATGATTCCTATAATGGGAGCATATATAGCAAATTCAATAGCAGGAAGAGCGGCAATTTGTCCAGCATTTGTACTTACTTTTTTAGGAGTAACTCCAAGTTATTGAATGTCATATGGAGCATTTTATGATATGAAAGCAAATTTCCCAAGTAATGGTGGGGGAATATTTGCTGCCCTGTTATTTGGTTTTGTTGTTGGTTATACAATCAAAATAATTAATACTCGAATAAGAATAAATAAATATATTCAACCAATTATGCCAATCATTATTATCCCTGTTTTTGTATCATTAATTTATGGAATTATAACTATTTTGCTCTTAGGAAATATATTTGGAATATCAATTGGTTATGTCAACAAAGGTTTACAAAAAATGGAAGAAAGTAATATTGGAATGCCAATTCTTGGTCTAATCCTTGGTATGTTGGCTGGTGTTGATATGGGGGGTCCTATAAATAAAATTGCCTCATTTGGAGCAACAGCACTTATATTTACAGATGGTGGTAAAGCTATGGGGACAGCGGCGGCTGCTTTTGCGGTTGCACCGATGGGATGTGGTATTGCAACATTTATCTTTAGAAATAGATTTAAAAAAGATAAACCTATTGCTGTAAATGCAATAATCTTAGGGTTTATGGGTATTTCCGAAGGAGCAATACCCTTTGCTGTAAAATACACATGAGCTGTAATTTGTGCAAATATTATTGGTTCTGGTGTTGCTGGAATGTTAGCTGGGTTATTCCATGTTTCTGGGTGAGTTGGTGCATGAGGTGGACCTATTATCGCATTCTTTGGTGGTGTCACAACATGAACAATGGGATATATTGGTATACTATATTACTTTATTGCAATTGCTGCAGGAATTGCAGTTCAAATAGTTTTATTTAGATTCTTTGTTAAAATTCAAGACAAAAAAAGCGATTTAAATATTGAAAATGATGAAAAACAAGTTGAACAAATTACAAATAAAGTAAATAAAACCGAAGAAGTAACTTCTTAA
- the rpmF gene encoding 50S ribosomal protein L32: MAVPFRKTSKARKNKRRSHLALVVDALVSCTNCGAIIKPHRVCRDCGFYKNKEVIQVEG; encoded by the coding sequence ATGGCTGTTCCATTTAGAAAAACAAGCAAGGCAAGAAAAAATAAACGTAGAAGTCACCTAGCATTAGTTGTTGATGCTTTAGTTTCTTGTACTAATTGTGGTGCAATAATTAAACCGCATAGAGTGTGTCGTGATTGTGGTTTTTATAAAAATAAAGAAGTTATTCAAGTAGAGGGTTAA
- a CDS encoding type I phosphomannose isomerase catalytic subunit, translating to MKIKKVSPFLAERVWGGKKAKERGFKTTSDIIGEVWTISAHPNGMGFVSENNKEISLKEYFENNRVLFNNYQGEYPLLNKLLFPEDNLSVQVHPSDEYALKHHGCLGKPESWYVLEAEKNASLIYGHKAKSLDEFKENIKNNDWNKILKTVNIEVNDFINVPAGKIHGVGPGVVIYETQRSSDITYRLYDYNRLGTDGKPRELHIEDSLKNILIPDTNLPIIKNANKNFFQSSNFNLYLWDWSDGLSLKIDNAQWLQVTILSKRAIINNIEFSLYESAIIFDSDIFNLTCDKNTRAIISYLQSK from the coding sequence ATGAAAATAAAAAAAGTTAGCCCATTTTTAGCAGAACGAGTATGAGGTGGAAAAAAAGCAAAAGAAAGAGGGTTTAAAACCACTAGTGATATTATTGGAGAAGTTTGGACTATTTCTGCTCATCCAAATGGAATGGGATTTGTTAGTGAAAACAATAAAGAAATTTCACTTAAGGAATATTTTGAAAATAACCGTGTGTTATTTAATAATTATCAAGGTGAATACCCACTTTTAAACAAGCTATTATTTCCAGAAGATAACCTTTCTGTACAAGTTCATCCAAGTGATGAATATGCTTTAAAACATCATGGTTGTCTTGGAAAACCTGAATCTTGATACGTTTTAGAAGCTGAGAAAAATGCTAGTCTTATTTATGGACATAAAGCCAAATCTTTGGATGAATTTAAAGAAAATATTAAAAATAATGATTGAAATAAGATCTTAAAAACGGTCAATATCGAAGTGAATGATTTTATTAATGTTCCCGCTGGAAAAATCCATGGAGTAGGTCCGGGTGTTGTTATTTATGAAACACAACGTTCAAGCGATATCACATATCGTCTTTATGATTACAACCGCCTTGGAACTGATGGAAAACCAAGAGAACTTCACATCGAAGACAGTCTAAAAAATATTTTAATACCCGATACTAATTTACCAATAATAAAAAACGCAAATAAAAACTTTTTTCAATCCTCAAATTTTAACCTTTACTTGTGAGACTGGAGTGATGGTTTAAGTTTGAAAATAGATAATGCTCAATGGCTACAAGTGACCATTTTATCTAAGAGGGCAATTATTAACAATATTGAATTTTCATTATATGAATCTGCAATTATATTTGATAGTGATATTTTTAATCTTACATGTGATAAGAATACAAGGGCGATAATATCTTACTTACAAAGTAAATAA
- the nagA gene encoding N-acetylglucosamine-6-phosphate deacetylase, with product MKINNVTLVLENKIQKNASIFFNNNRIVEIKQTPYIDGIDGQGNIIIPGFIDIHMHGGYGIDFDNLSSQNIKKLINNIYGEGVTNFCIGNVATKVDRLNERLKELETIVSSNENINKSLLGFYMEGPFISKLKKGAHNPENIEKPNIENIKILLEGIDTQYIKYIVYAPEEADDKFVNFVKNKNINLSIGHTNATYYEAYKDFKENKVSHLTHFNNAMTLYNHRQPGVVNFGFLHDDVKCELITDGVHNELSVIKLVYKIKTAQNLIIITDSMNAKGLPNGPYHLGSLNVIKKDNIVTLADNTLAGSSAKYIHCVQTFIKATQCSLLDLNKVTSYNAAKELKLDKEIGLIKEGYIANCVLLDKNDYSVLKTFVNGKIVYEKGGY from the coding sequence GTGAAAATAAATAACGTAACTTTAGTATTGGAAAATAAAATCCAAAAAAATGCATCAATTTTTTTTAATAATAATAGGATCGTAGAAATAAAACAAACACCATATATAGATGGGATAGATGGCCAAGGGAATATTATAATCCCTGGCTTTATTGACATTCATATGCATGGTGGCTATGGGATTGATTTTGATAATTTATCAAGTCAAAACATTAAAAAATTGATTAACAATATTTATGGGGAAGGTGTCACAAATTTTTGCATAGGTAATGTCGCCACAAAGGTTGACAGATTAAACGAAAGATTAAAAGAATTAGAAACAATAGTTTCAAGTAATGAAAATATAAATAAATCATTACTAGGATTTTATATGGAAGGGCCCTTTATTTCAAAATTAAAAAAAGGTGCTCATAACCCAGAAAATATCGAAAAGCCTAATATTGAAAATATAAAGATATTGCTCGAGGGTATAGATACACAATATATAAAATATATAGTTTATGCCCCAGAGGAGGCTGATGATAAATTTGTAAATTTTGTTAAAAACAAAAATATTAATTTATCAATAGGTCACACAAATGCTACATATTATGAAGCATATAAAGATTTTAAGGAGAATAAGGTTTCACATCTAACTCATTTTAATAATGCTATGACATTATATAACCATCGCCAACCAGGGGTTGTAAATTTTGGTTTTTTACACGATGATGTAAAATGTGAATTAATTACAGATGGAGTTCATAATGAATTATCTGTTATTAAATTAGTATATAAAATAAAAACAGCTCAAAATCTTATTATAATTACTGACTCTATGAATGCAAAAGGTCTTCCAAATGGACCATACCATTTAGGTAGTCTTAATGTAATTAAAAAAGATAATATTGTAACATTAGCAGATAACACATTAGCTGGAAGTAGTGCAAAATATATTCATTGTGTCCAAACCTTTATTAAAGCAACTCAATGTAGCTTATTAGATTTAAATAAAGTGACCAGTTACAACGCTGCTAAAGAATTAAAATTAGATAAAGAAATTGGATTAATAAAGGAAGGTTATATTGCAAATTGTGTTTTACTAGATAAAAATGATTATTCTGTTTTAAAAACATTTGTAAACGGTAAAATTGTTTACGAGAAAGGTGGTTATTAA
- the nagB gene encoding glucosamine-6-phosphate deaminase produces the protein MNIEILENEDQVGEFLGKIIIDAVKNNPKIVLGLATGSSPIKTYEYLISDFKKNKTDFSQVIAFNLDEYIGLNENDDQSYKYYMNEQLFNHININKKNTFIPDPKTYLNNASDYDKKIAEYGGIDLQILGIGENGHIGFNEPPTSFDSLTHVVDLTKSTINSNAKFFKNIEDVPKQAISMGLNSIYKAKKIYLIALGEKKQDAIFQLVKGNKTEEWPCTILKDHSNFTLIIDKKAAGRI, from the coding sequence ATGAATATAGAAATTTTAGAGAATGAAGATCAAGTAGGAGAATTTTTAGGGAAGATAATTATTGATGCAGTTAAAAACAACCCAAAAATAGTTTTAGGTTTAGCAACAGGTAGTTCTCCAATTAAAACATATGAATATTTAATTAGTGATTTTAAAAAAAATAAAACTGATTTTTCACAAGTTATAGCATTTAATCTTGATGAATATATTGGTCTTAATGAAAATGATGACCAATCATATAAATATTATATGAATGAACAATTATTTAATCATATTAATATCAATAAAAAAAATACTTTTATTCCAGATCCAAAAACTTATTTAAATAATGCAAGTGATTATGATAAAAAAATAGCAGAGTATGGTGGAATTGATTTACAAATATTGGGAATAGGTGAAAATGGACATATTGGTTTTAACGAACCACCAACATCATTTGATTCTTTAACCCACGTTGTTGATTTAACAAAATCAACAATTAATTCAAATGCAAAATTTTTCAAAAATATTGAGGATGTACCAAAACAAGCCATATCAATGGGTTTAAATTCAATATATAAAGCAAAAAAAATTTATCTTATAGCTCTTGGTGAAAAAAAACAAGATGCTATTTTCCAATTAGTAAAAGGCAATAAAACAGAAGAGTGGCCTTGTACAATATTAAAAGACCACTCTAACTTTACACTAATTATAGATAAAAAAGCCGCGGGCAGAATTTAA